The Miscanthus floridulus cultivar M001 chromosome 17, ASM1932011v1, whole genome shotgun sequence genome has a window encoding:
- the LOC136515618 gene encoding uncharacterized protein, whose product MTPNQVLGDVKTNDTYRDDEEKEEKNKEKNDDNKDEKKKKSVAFKATTSSKGKAKQETSSEDDDSSFDEMDDEKMTLFVKRFGKFMVKKSYCARRKKSSSKSKNEARSDSDDDEPTKDELIDMLEDAKTHFDIKRRECKDLHKELKALK is encoded by the exons atgacaccaaaccaagtgttgggagatgtgaagaccaatgatacttatagagatgatgaagagaaggaagaaaagaacaaggaGAAGAATGATGACaataaggatgagaagaagaagaagagtgtggcattcaaggccaccaCATCATCAAAGGGTAAggccaagcaagaaacatcaagtgaagatgatgattcaagctttgatgaaatggatgatgagaagatgactctctttgtgaagaggtttggcaagttcatggtgaagaagagctattgtgcaagaagaaagaagtcatcaTCTAAGAGCAAGAATGAAGctagaag tgatagtgatgatgatgaaccaaccaaagatgaactaattgacatgctTGAAGATGCTAAAacacactttgacatcaagagaagggaatgcaaagacttgcataaggaactaaaagcccttaagtaa